GGCTTACCAGCCCGAAAGCCCGCTGCAACACGCCCGAGCTGATGTCGATCACCTGAATGCGGTGCCGCGGGATAAATGAGCGCTTGCGCACAAAAAGGCCGTACTCAATACGGATTTCGTCATCTTCCACCCGGTAAGTGAAGCGCATCCAGCGGGCAACGCCCACAACCAGCAGGAACATCAGAAACGTACCGATGTACCACGGACTACTGAACAGGCCGTTTCCGCCGCCTCCCCCGCCAAAAAAGAAGATGATGACGAGTGGCAGCAGTAAATCGCGAAGGGTTCCAAGCACATTGGTGAGCGCAGCAACGGGGTGCTGCCGTCTCGGCTCAGACATCTTCATCGGCGGATCGGGCAAGGTCTGAGATTCGGTTTCGGACTTCATCAGCGACTTCGTCGTTTAGGGCAGGAATTTCGTGCGTAGTTGCGGCGGTCGTAATTGTAACCGTTGACAGATTGAAGGAGCGAAGGATAGGCCCCTGCCGCGTATCCACATGCTGTATGCGGTTCACGGGGATAAGCACACGGCGTATCACAAAAATGCCGCTTTTAAGGTAAATCTCATGTTTATCAATCTGATAGCTCCAGCGCTGCCAGCGGATTTTCGGAATAATGCTCGCCTGAAGAATCGTATTCAGCACAACAAGGCTCGTAAGGATCAGAATCATCCAGCGGCTTGCGCCACCGCCGAGTGCAATAAATCCGTAAATTACGGGCAGAAACCACCAAAACAAGGAGCCGAGACCACCGGCAA
This genomic stretch from Cyclonatronum proteinivorum harbors:
- a CDS encoding PH domain-containing protein; amino-acid sequence: MRPDPEHKIDPKAIPAWRIAGGLGSLFWWFLPVIYGFIALGGGASRWMILILTSLVVLNTILQASIIPKIRWQRWSYQIDKHEIYLKSGIFVIRRVLIPVNRIQHVDTRQGPILRSFNLSTVTITTAATTHEIPALNDEVADEVRNRISDLARSADEDV